The Nocardia arthritidis genome has a window encoding:
- a CDS encoding STAS domain-containing protein translates to MGESFTYCGPGLTVVTKLSEAGVQVCRVRGEVDVSNDRLLRDALRSMAVAPIVVDLTRVSFLSLCGVDVLLAAALPGRRVELVVTARPLLRILELSGATAHLRVYNCLQDALTAQSVGGVPLLALDAVDERC, encoded by the coding sequence ATGGGTGAAAGCTTCACCTACTGTGGGCCGGGTTTGACGGTCGTCACGAAGCTTTCCGAGGCTGGTGTACAGGTTTGTCGGGTACGAGGGGAAGTTGATGTAAGCAACGACCGGCTCCTACGGGATGCGCTGCGATCCATGGCGGTCGCGCCGATCGTCGTCGATCTGACCAGGGTGAGCTTCCTATCCCTGTGCGGCGTGGACGTGCTGCTCGCCGCCGCGCTGCCGGGACGGCGGGTGGAGCTGGTGGTGACCGCTCGTCCGCTGTTGCGAATCCTGGAGCTGTCCGGCGCCACCGCGCATCTGCGGGTCTACAACTGCCTGCAGGACGCGCTGACGGCGCAATCGGTCGGCGGCGTGCCGCTGCTCGCGCTCGATGCGGTCGACGAAAGATGTTGA
- a CDS encoding ATP-binding protein, with amino-acid sequence MLNSPIRWELTDLADCAVVRPRGTLDMESYRSFRDDLLKFASDQPRAIIVLVDELDVRSEPLLTAFTSAWMRIGDWPSVPIVVVAEGDRLRGCLQASAIQRFIAIYADMDAALDALERPLRRRRTVVPMVLAADTASRARYLVREICDHWNIPDVRIDAQLIITELVENVIRHTEAVEIVVRLELRTQLLTVAVADRDPREAVLIEPDPGRRRHGLHVVAGMARAWGCLPQWPTGKVVWATLPTGPRRQLF; translated from the coding sequence GTGTTGAACAGCCCGATACGGTGGGAACTGACCGATCTGGCGGACTGTGCGGTCGTGCGGCCGCGCGGCACGCTGGACATGGAGAGTTATCGGTCGTTCCGTGACGATCTGCTGAAGTTCGCGTCGGATCAGCCGCGCGCGATAATCGTGCTGGTCGACGAGCTCGACGTGCGTTCCGAACCGCTGTTGACCGCGTTCACCAGCGCCTGGATGCGGATCGGTGACTGGCCATCGGTGCCGATCGTCGTCGTCGCCGAGGGCGACCGGCTGCGCGGTTGTCTGCAAGCCAGCGCCATTCAGCGTTTCATCGCGATATACGCGGACATGGATGCCGCACTGGATGCGCTGGAACGGCCGCTCCGCCGCAGGCGCACGGTGGTGCCGATGGTGCTGGCCGCCGACACCGCGTCGCGGGCGCGGTACCTGGTGCGGGAGATCTGCGACCATTGGAACATTCCGGATGTCCGGATCGACGCGCAGTTGATCATCACCGAATTGGTCGAGAACGTCATACGGCACACCGAAGCCGTCGAGATCGTCGTGCGGCTGGAACTGCGGACGCAGCTGTTGACCGTCGCCGTCGCCGATCGGGATCCGCGGGAGGCGGTGCTGATCGAGCCGGATCCGGGCCGGAGGCGGCACGGTTTGCACGTGGTGGCCGGGATGGCCCGCGCGTGGGGCTGCCTGCCGCAGTGGCCGACCGGAAAAGTGGTGTGGGCGACGCTGCCGACCGGCCCGCGGCGTCAACTCTTCTGA
- a CDS encoding CheR family methyltransferase, which yields MDQEKAPAATHGFEEILQYLKETRGFDFTGYKRSSLMRRVDRRMAQLGVEDYVEYLDVLQANSDEFVALFNTILINVTGFFRDPDAWDYLQTSVVPTILAERGPEDPVRVWCAGCASGEEAYSLAVVLAEAMGIEEFRQRVKIYATDVDEDALTTARHATYTDKEVAPLGPELIQRYFEPIGTRFSFRKDMRRSVIFGRNDLVQDAPISRIDLLACRNTLMYFTVETQTKILEKFHFALCPRGILFLGKAEMLLGHSRIFDPVDLKRRVFRKMATSRIDVGSVFGRTMIPDRREIEQVETLRSLVFSAGPVAQVVLADDDVLTLANEQAKHLFGLHDRDVGRPLRDLELSYRPVELRAYIDQVRNERRALRMKDIEWQRGPGEVLTLEVHVSPLLANEIMLGVSVVFHDVTAARRLLAELNHANAQRESAYEELQSTNEELETTNEELQSTVEELETTNEELQSTNEELETTNEELQSTNDELQTINTELRERSNELDEVNEFFTAVMSSWPGGILVVDTSMRIVVWNAGAEDLWGLRPEEAEGEHLLNLDIGLPVSELRPIVRPALTDANYRHEVRLKGINRRGRPVVVRVVCTSLRDRAGAPAGAILVLEPIEDAEQG from the coding sequence GTGGATCAGGAGAAGGCGCCCGCGGCCACACACGGTTTCGAAGAGATCCTGCAGTACCTGAAGGAAACGCGCGGATTCGATTTCACCGGATACAAGCGCAGCAGTCTCATGCGCCGCGTCGATCGCCGGATGGCGCAGCTCGGCGTCGAGGACTACGTCGAATATCTCGATGTGCTGCAAGCCAATTCCGATGAATTCGTCGCGCTGTTCAACACCATCTTGATCAATGTCACCGGATTCTTCCGCGACCCCGACGCCTGGGACTACCTGCAGACCAGCGTGGTGCCGACGATACTGGCCGAGCGCGGACCGGAGGATCCGGTGCGGGTGTGGTGCGCGGGCTGCGCCTCGGGCGAGGAGGCCTACAGCCTGGCCGTCGTGCTCGCCGAGGCGATGGGCATCGAGGAATTCCGGCAGCGGGTGAAGATCTACGCCACCGATGTCGACGAGGACGCGCTCACCACCGCCCGGCACGCGACCTATACCGACAAGGAAGTGGCCCCGCTCGGGCCGGAGCTGATCCAGCGCTATTTCGAGCCGATCGGCACTCGGTTCTCGTTCCGCAAGGACATGCGGCGTTCGGTGATATTCGGACGCAACGATCTGGTGCAGGACGCACCGATCTCCCGGATCGATCTGCTGGCGTGCCGCAATACCCTGATGTATTTCACCGTCGAAACCCAGACCAAAATCCTGGAAAAGTTCCATTTCGCGTTGTGCCCGCGGGGAATTCTGTTCCTGGGCAAGGCGGAGATGCTACTCGGTCACAGCCGCATCTTCGACCCGGTGGATCTGAAGCGGCGGGTCTTCCGCAAGATGGCCACCTCGCGGATCGATGTCGGATCCGTATTCGGCCGCACCATGATCCCCGACCGCCGCGAGATCGAACAGGTGGAAACGTTGCGCAGCCTTGTCTTTTCGGCGGGGCCGGTAGCACAGGTCGTACTCGCTGACGACGATGTGCTCACGCTGGCCAACGAGCAGGCCAAGCACCTGTTCGGTCTGCACGACCGCGATGTCGGCCGTCCGCTGCGCGATCTCGAATTGTCTTACCGGCCGGTCGAATTGCGCGCCTACATCGATCAGGTGCGCAACGAACGCCGCGCGCTGCGGATGAAGGATATCGAATGGCAGCGCGGCCCCGGCGAGGTGCTGACGTTGGAGGTGCACGTCAGCCCGCTGCTGGCCAACGAGATCATGCTCGGCGTGTCCGTGGTCTTCCACGATGTCACGGCCGCGCGCCGGCTGCTCGCCGAGCTGAATCATGCCAACGCGCAACGGGAATCGGCGTATGAGGAGCTGCAATCCACGAACGAGGAGCTGGAGACGACCAACGAGGAACTCCAGTCCACCGTCGAGGAATTGGAGACGACGAACGAGGAATTGCAGTCCACCAACGAGGAATTGGAGACCACCAACGAGGAACTCCAGTCCACCAACGACGAGCTGCAGACCATCAATACCGAACTGCGCGAACGCAGTAACGAGCTCGACGAGGTCAACGAGTTCTTCACCGCGGTCATGAGTTCATGGCCGGGCGGGATCCTGGTGGTGGACACCTCGATGCGCATCGTGGTGTGGAATGCGGGCGCGGAGGATCTGTGGGGGCTGCGGCCGGAGGAGGCCGAGGGCGAGCATCTGCTCAATCTCGATATCGGGCTGCCGGTCTCGGAGCTGCGCCCGATCGTGCGGCCCGCGCTGACGGATGCGAACTACCGTCACGAGGTCAGGCTGAAAGGCATCAACCGCCGCGGCCGTCCCGTCGTGGTGCGCGTCGTGTGCACATCGCTGCGCGATCGAGCGGGCGCGCCGGCCGGTGCGATCCTGGTGCTCGAACCGATCGAAGACGCCGAACAGGGCTGA